From one Stieleria sp. JC731 genomic stretch:
- a CDS encoding sigma-70 family RNA polymerase sigma factor: MTNPETRPSLIVRLPDHGDQAAWWAFVEIYEPFLRHFSRRRGVPESHVNDAVQQILIAIAKSVEGFQDDGKAASFRRWLGTVARHEVIKYMTKMRRHGVPAGGTETLRSLESIADQSELSYQYEHELIVWAASKVRGEFSESSWQAFWQTVICQRSVDAVAREFDLSRGAIYMARARILKRIRAQIEEVMQ, translated from the coding sequence ATGACAAATCCAGAAACACGACCGAGTCTGATTGTTCGTTTGCCCGACCACGGCGACCAAGCCGCCTGGTGGGCGTTTGTGGAGATCTACGAGCCTTTTTTACGGCATTTCTCCCGTCGTCGAGGCGTTCCTGAGTCTCACGTCAACGACGCCGTTCAGCAGATCTTGATCGCGATTGCCAAGTCGGTCGAAGGCTTTCAGGACGACGGAAAGGCAGCTTCGTTCCGGCGTTGGTTGGGGACGGTCGCCCGGCACGAAGTCATCAAGTACATGACCAAAATGCGGCGTCATGGGGTTCCCGCTGGTGGCACCGAGACGCTTCGAAGCCTTGAGTCGATCGCCGATCAGTCGGAGCTGTCCTACCAGTACGAACACGAGTTGATCGTTTGGGCCGCATCCAAAGTTCGTGGCGAGTTTAGCGAGTCATCTTGGCAGGCGTTTTGGCAAACAGTGATCTGTCAACGGTCCGTCGATGCGGTCGCCCGAGAGTTCGACCTTTCGCGAGGCGCGATCTACATGGCGCGAGCGAGAATCCTAAAACGGATACGTGCGCAAATCGAAGAGGTGATGCAGTGA
- a CDS encoding DUF1501 domain-containing protein, with translation MLNSLICDPRLHFSRRRLFGAGAGGAMLSAIANQLAWADEVAKTETQDRKNLILLWMEGGPSQLETFDPHAGSKYGGEVKAIPTSVKGVEFADTLPQTAERMHLGSLIRSMTSKEGDHQRAIYNIKTGWRPDPTLVHPAIGAVLCHEFHEILDIPRHVSIVPGQWPAKGGYLGPGLDAFKMWDPNTPVPDLKARVDPARMDRRLEGLDFLESQFRRGRLRDLDQNRTLHETSTAAALRMMSSEQIDAFDVSGESVKTLAAFGDSPFGRGCLAATRLIEAGVRCVEVNLNGWDSHINNHSLQSAGCETLDPALASLLDRLEERDLLKNTMVVCGGEFGRTPVINPAGGRDHWPHGFSMFLAGCGIRRGTVYGATASDPIVDSKDPKFSPVVNVEKPVTVGDLHATILKCLGVRYDEELETPVGRPMVRVEGTPIDAIIASS, from the coding sequence ATGTTGAATTCTCTGATCTGTGATCCGCGATTGCATTTTTCACGCCGTCGTTTGTTTGGTGCCGGAGCCGGTGGTGCGATGTTATCGGCGATCGCCAATCAGCTTGCCTGGGCTGACGAGGTCGCAAAGACCGAGACGCAGGATCGCAAAAACCTGATCTTGCTATGGATGGAAGGCGGCCCAAGTCAGCTCGAAACCTTCGACCCTCATGCGGGGTCGAAGTACGGTGGCGAGGTGAAGGCGATTCCGACAAGCGTCAAAGGGGTTGAGTTTGCCGACACGCTGCCACAGACCGCCGAACGCATGCATCTGGGATCGCTAATTCGAAGCATGACCAGCAAAGAAGGTGACCACCAACGTGCGATCTACAACATCAAGACAGGTTGGCGGCCGGATCCGACTCTAGTTCATCCGGCCATTGGCGCGGTCTTGTGCCACGAATTTCATGAGATCCTAGATATCCCGCGACATGTTTCGATCGTTCCCGGGCAGTGGCCGGCCAAAGGAGGCTATCTCGGGCCGGGGTTGGATGCGTTCAAGATGTGGGACCCGAATACTCCGGTGCCCGACTTGAAAGCGCGAGTCGATCCGGCGCGAATGGATCGTCGGCTCGAAGGTCTGGATTTCTTGGAAAGCCAATTTCGTCGAGGGCGATTGCGTGATCTAGATCAAAATCGGACTCTGCACGAGACCTCGACCGCAGCCGCTTTGCGGATGATGTCCAGCGAGCAAATCGATGCATTCGACGTCAGTGGTGAATCGGTAAAGACACTCGCCGCGTTCGGTGATTCGCCATTCGGTCGTGGCTGCTTGGCAGCAACGAGGCTGATTGAAGCGGGCGTTCGTTGTGTCGAGGTAAACTTGAACGGCTGGGATTCACATATCAACAACCATTCGCTGCAATCGGCTGGATGCGAAACGCTGGACCCCGCGCTCGCGTCGCTGCTTGACCGGTTGGAAGAACGCGATCTGTTGAAAAACACGATGGTCGTTTGTGGCGGTGAGTTCGGTCGGACTCCTGTGATCAATCCGGCGGGAGGCCGCGATCACTGGCCACATGGATTTTCGATGTTCTTGGCTGGCTGTGGGATTCGTCGCGGTACCGTGTACGGAGCGACAGCGTCTGACCCGATTGTCGATTCGAAAGATCCAAAGTTCAGCCCGGTCGTCAACGTTGAAAAGCCTGTGACCGTTGGCGATCTACACGCCACCATTCTGAAATGCTTGGGCGTCCGCTACGACGAAGAATTGGAAACGCCTGTCGGTCGTCCAATGGTGCGTGTTGAAGGGACACCGATCGATGCGATCATCGCTTCGTCGTGA
- a CDS encoding DUF1549 domain-containing protein has product MKRSMISIAKWGWFCLLLLVAFGYMASGLSKPQDPTALGNAGSADASAISAQPVSVQPDRIHASQQSQISQLIAEVNLARQQRIEEAGLQSAPKADWTTICRRLSLAMIGSGMSLEEIRSLETLPENSRVSIHLENLLRDGRFHDYWAERWARYLVSDEGPFLVFRRRRFSHWLSENIAANRPYDEIVRELITAEGLWTDRPEVNFLTVTFDTNDGSPDPVRLAARTCRAFLGLRIDCLQCHDDFLGNVSLGESGDLRGGCQTDFHQLAAFYSSAKTSGLQGVRTHDVDYKYQYLDADSEVEVPAAVPYHQDLLPSDGDPRNRLAQWVTHPDHRQFSRAAIHRFWALMFGRSTTDAVDNLPLDQSDDPVLKPLIDDFAKHHDVHRVIRVIAQSDAFQVDGRADFELTQQHEENYAAFPLTRLRAEQVAGAITQASKIKSIDRQSSLLVQLMRFGAMNDFLKRYGDLGENEFSKDGITIPQRLMLLNGDVLAEAAKSEPLLNTTGHIRSFAKEDSKAIEAAYLCLLNRYPTDKEVEFFVAELSKADARGNGLVDLFWMLANSTEFGWNH; this is encoded by the coding sequence ATGAAACGCTCAATGATTTCGATCGCCAAATGGGGTTGGTTCTGCCTGCTGCTCTTAGTGGCGTTTGGCTACATGGCGTCCGGGCTTTCAAAGCCTCAAGACCCGACTGCCCTCGGGAACGCGGGTTCTGCTGACGCGTCGGCGATTTCTGCCCAACCGGTATCCGTCCAGCCAGACAGGATTCACGCTTCCCAGCAAAGTCAGATCAGTCAGCTGATCGCTGAGGTCAACCTGGCAAGGCAGCAGCGGATCGAAGAAGCCGGGTTGCAATCGGCACCAAAGGCCGATTGGACCACCATCTGTCGTCGCTTGTCGCTGGCAATGATCGGTAGCGGAATGTCGCTCGAAGAGATTCGGTCGCTTGAAACGTTGCCCGAGAACAGTCGGGTCTCCATCCATCTGGAAAACCTTTTGCGAGATGGGCGATTTCATGATTACTGGGCGGAGCGTTGGGCGCGATACCTGGTCAGTGACGAAGGTCCATTCTTGGTGTTCCGCCGCCGGCGATTTAGTCATTGGCTAAGCGAGAACATTGCGGCCAATCGGCCTTACGATGAAATCGTTCGTGAGCTGATTACCGCGGAAGGTTTGTGGACCGACCGACCCGAAGTCAACTTTTTGACCGTGACGTTCGACACCAATGATGGCAGCCCCGATCCGGTTCGCCTTGCGGCACGGACCTGCCGCGCATTTTTAGGTTTGCGAATCGATTGTCTGCAGTGTCACGATGACTTTCTCGGGAACGTTAGCCTTGGCGAATCGGGAGATCTTCGCGGAGGTTGCCAAACCGATTTTCACCAGCTGGCGGCTTTCTATAGCAGTGCGAAAACCAGCGGATTGCAAGGCGTACGGACACACGACGTCGACTACAAGTATCAATACCTCGATGCGGATTCCGAAGTCGAAGTGCCTGCGGCCGTTCCCTATCATCAGGACCTGTTGCCGTCCGACGGTGATCCTCGAAATCGTCTTGCCCAGTGGGTCACGCATCCGGATCACAGGCAGTTTTCCAGAGCAGCCATTCATCGGTTTTGGGCGTTGATGTTTGGCCGATCAACAACGGATGCCGTTGATAACCTGCCACTCGATCAATCGGATGATCCGGTGTTGAAGCCTTTGATTGATGATTTCGCCAAGCATCATGATGTCCATCGTGTGATTCGTGTCATCGCTCAGTCGGATGCATTTCAAGTCGATGGACGCGCTGATTTTGAATTGACGCAGCAGCACGAGGAAAACTATGCGGCATTCCCGTTGACCCGATTGCGTGCCGAGCAAGTAGCCGGAGCCATCACCCAGGCATCCAAGATCAAGTCGATCGATCGGCAATCGTCGTTGCTTGTCCAGTTGATGCGTTTCGGGGCAATGAACGATTTCCTGAAACGTTACGGTGACTTGGGAGAGAACGAGTTTTCAAAAGACGGAATCACTATCCCGCAACGTCTAATGCTTCTTAACGGAGATGTGTTGGCGGAAGCAGCAAAGTCCGAGCCGCTGTTGAATACCACCGGCCACATCAGGTCGTTTGCCAAGGAAGATTCCAAAGCGATCGAGGCAGCGTATCTATGTTTGCTCAATCGCTATCCCACTGACAAAGAGGTCGAGTTCTTTGTTGCGGAGTTGAGCAAGGCGGATGCACGCGGCAATGGCCTCGTTGACTTGTTTTGGATGCTTGCGAATTCAACTGAGTTCGGTTGGAACCACTAA
- a CDS encoding class I SAM-dependent methyltransferase: MPQIEDPFFEPYDRDDVAYGETPSAPLAEYLKQIPTTGEALDLGAGAGRDTIAMAKAGFNVTAVDLSERGAERILQRAKRKEVPERVQTRVADVCEYQIEPDSFDLICATTVLDHISAADAKRVWGAILAGLRPKGALYVEVHSTEDPGSDQLPGSQSDAPVSETAGAVINYFAPNELLRWATETDADLRVLRYEERLEWDYTHGPEHLHGKAVLLAVKQGTYPPWYGQPPAFPRR; encoded by the coding sequence ATGCCCCAGATCGAAGACCCATTTTTTGAGCCCTATGATCGCGACGATGTCGCCTACGGGGAAACTCCATCGGCACCCTTGGCGGAATACCTGAAACAAATCCCCACCACCGGGGAGGCATTGGATCTAGGCGCAGGCGCCGGACGCGACACGATCGCGATGGCCAAAGCCGGGTTCAATGTCACCGCCGTTGACCTGAGCGAACGGGGAGCCGAACGCATTTTGCAACGGGCCAAACGGAAAGAAGTCCCTGAGCGAGTGCAGACCCGTGTTGCTGATGTGTGTGAATACCAGATCGAACCGGATTCGTTTGACCTGATCTGCGCGACCACTGTTCTAGATCACATCAGTGCTGCCGACGCCAAACGAGTCTGGGGCGCTATCCTGGCAGGCTTGCGGCCCAAGGGGGCGTTGTATGTCGAAGTCCACTCGACCGAAGACCCAGGCAGTGACCAACTTCCCGGTTCACAAAGCGATGCACCGGTCAGCGAAACTGCCGGAGCGGTGATCAATTATTTCGCGCCCAACGAACTGCTTCGCTGGGCGACAGAGACAGATGCAGACCTGCGTGTCTTACGCTACGAAGAGCGGCTTGAATGGGACTACACGCATGGTCCAGAACACCTTCACGGTAAAGCAGTCTTGCTGGCTGTAAAGCAAGGAACTTATCCGCCGTGGTACGGACAGCCGCCCGCATTTCCACGGCGATAG
- a CDS encoding sulfatase, which produces MKSIPPTAKYFAPPMARLLGCLAAITAMFTVQRHAAAEDTLPNVVVIFIDDMGYADINPFGSTAYPTPNLDRMAAEGRKFTDFCVSSAVCSASRSALLTGCFHKRIGISGALGPKSNIGINADETTLAEICKSKGYRTAIYGKWHLGHNPKFLPTNHGFDEYYGIPYSNDMWPLHPSSVARRRNNPDAPISWSELPMIENTTIVNESVQPDDQREMTKEFTRRAVDFIKRDADEPFFLYLPHPMVHVPLYVSKDFEGKSGQGLFGDVVMEVDWSVGQVLSAIEDIGAEQNTLVVFTSDNGPWMSYGDHAGKATPLREGKGTMWEGGYREPTVMWWKGKIPAGSTCDTFASTIDLLPTVAAMIDADLPDHKIDGHDIRPLMFGDDEAKSPHDAYPCFYAGQLQAIRNERFKLVFPHQYRTLDGHPGGTGGLPVAYKQVMAKKALYDLDNDVSETKDVSQDYPEVVAQLEAAAEDYRQALGDRLTKTKGSEVRPAGRMQPGDEELPLVW; this is translated from the coding sequence ATGAAATCAATCCCACCGACTGCGAAATATTTCGCCCCACCGATGGCTCGGTTATTAGGGTGCCTTGCCGCCATAACCGCGATGTTTACCGTCCAGCGACACGCTGCCGCGGAGGACACTTTGCCAAACGTTGTCGTGATATTCATCGATGACATGGGCTATGCCGACATCAATCCGTTCGGTTCAACCGCGTATCCGACACCCAATCTGGATCGGATGGCTGCCGAAGGTCGGAAGTTCACCGACTTTTGTGTTTCGTCAGCCGTTTGTAGCGCATCGCGTTCTGCACTACTAACCGGTTGCTTCCACAAACGTATCGGCATCTCGGGAGCCTTGGGACCGAAGTCGAACATTGGTATCAATGCCGACGAAACCACACTTGCGGAGATTTGTAAAAGCAAAGGCTATCGAACCGCGATCTACGGCAAATGGCACTTGGGGCATAACCCAAAGTTCTTGCCAACCAATCATGGCTTTGACGAGTACTACGGCATTCCATACAGCAATGATATGTGGCCGTTGCACCCGAGTTCGGTCGCAAGGCGACGCAACAATCCGGACGCACCGATCAGCTGGTCGGAGCTGCCAATGATCGAAAATACGACCATTGTCAACGAGAGTGTGCAACCGGACGATCAGCGTGAGATGACAAAGGAGTTCACTCGTCGTGCCGTCGATTTCATTAAGCGTGATGCGGACGAGCCGTTCTTTTTGTACTTGCCCCATCCAATGGTGCATGTCCCACTTTATGTCTCGAAAGACTTTGAAGGTAAAAGCGGGCAAGGTTTGTTTGGTGATGTCGTGATGGAAGTCGATTGGTCGGTTGGGCAGGTGCTCAGTGCGATCGAAGACATCGGTGCCGAACAAAACACTTTGGTTGTGTTCACAAGCGACAATGGGCCATGGATGTCTTACGGAGACCATGCTGGCAAGGCAACGCCGCTCCGCGAAGGCAAAGGAACAATGTGGGAAGGTGGCTACCGCGAACCGACTGTGATGTGGTGGAAAGGTAAGATCCCTGCCGGATCAACATGTGATACCTTTGCGAGCACGATCGATCTGTTGCCTACAGTAGCGGCGATGATCGATGCCGATCTACCTGATCATAAAATCGATGGACATGACATCCGGCCGCTGATGTTCGGTGATGACGAAGCCAAATCGCCACACGACGCTTACCCCTGTTTTTACGCCGGGCAGCTGCAAGCGATTCGCAACGAGCGATTCAAGTTGGTTTTCCCGCACCAGTATCGAACACTTGACGGGCATCCCGGCGGAACGGGAGGCCTGCCCGTTGCCTACAAACAAGTCATGGCAAAGAAGGCCCTGTACGATCTGGATAACGACGTCAGTGAAACGAAAGATGTTTCGCAGGACTATCCCGAGGTCGTCGCACAACTGGAAGCAGCGGCGGAGGACTATCGCCAGGCATTGGGAGATCGCCTGACAAAAACGAAAGGCAGCGAAGTGCGTCCGGCTGGTCGAATGCAGCCCGGCGACGAAGAGCTGCCTTTGGTTTGGTAG
- a CDS encoding RecQ family ATP-dependent DNA helicase — MEIAAKESLDRAKAVLNDTFQLDEFRAGQADVISRLLDGKNVAAVFPTGGGKSLCYQLPSQMIDGTTVVVSPLIALMKDQCDALAARGIAAARLDSSLSDQEFSTAVRGIRDGSIKLLYVAPERFFNERFIATIGSLNVGLFAVDEAHCISQWGHNFRPDYLKLAELAKRLNAGRILALTATATPAVLDDIRKAFDIADDNAICTPFHRPNLRIRSSVLSDAEHYAKLRERLIGRPPGATLVYVSKQKTAEEIAEKLTDDGTEAVAYHAGMTAEDRTEIQQQFIESENGVVIATIAFGMGIDKPNIRYVYHFNPPQSLEAYAQEIGRAGRDGQPATCELLLVPEDRVVLENFTFGDTPSRHGVGRLIDFLIGQPEEFHLSHYKLSFETDIRLLVVRTLLTYLELDGYLESTSPRYDTYKIHPLVTSQAILKNFDGERREFLAELLGQFTKGRKYFLLNMAAACKAMKQPRSRLVKAIDFMAAQNWIEVKVQDLVHGYRWKRPIDQPKILADEYFDRVTAREASQVDRIDNVFQIARAQQCQAQLLAAHFGQPMDADCGQCSYCIGDGPFTIPPLKSRKIGDSAHRALEQVVNEYPDHFTTARQRARFLCGLSSPKMVRSRLSRHASFGVCEQIPFEDVLKQV; from the coding sequence ATGGAGATTGCTGCAAAGGAATCGCTTGATCGCGCGAAAGCCGTTCTAAACGACACGTTTCAGCTCGATGAATTTCGTGCCGGCCAAGCCGATGTGATCTCGCGGCTACTGGATGGAAAAAACGTCGCCGCGGTCTTTCCCACCGGGGGCGGGAAAAGTCTTTGCTACCAGTTACCCAGCCAAATGATCGACGGCACGACGGTCGTTGTGTCGCCGCTGATCGCATTGATGAAAGACCAATGTGATGCGTTGGCCGCCCGAGGTATCGCGGCGGCGAGACTTGATTCATCATTGAGCGACCAGGAATTCAGCACCGCCGTTCGCGGAATTCGCGACGGTTCAATCAAACTGCTGTACGTCGCGCCAGAAAGATTCTTCAACGAGCGATTCATTGCCACGATTGGTTCGCTGAACGTCGGCCTTTTTGCTGTCGATGAAGCCCATTGCATCAGCCAATGGGGACATAACTTTCGCCCTGACTATTTGAAGCTTGCCGAACTTGCAAAACGTCTGAACGCCGGTCGAATCTTGGCTCTGACAGCGACGGCCACGCCGGCAGTTTTGGACGACATCCGAAAAGCGTTTGACATAGCCGACGATAATGCGATCTGCACGCCATTCCATCGTCCCAACCTTCGAATCCGCAGCTCGGTACTATCTGATGCGGAACACTACGCAAAACTGCGTGAACGTCTGATCGGCCGGCCACCGGGCGCAACGCTCGTCTATGTTTCCAAACAAAAAACCGCGGAAGAAATCGCCGAAAAGCTAACCGACGATGGCACCGAGGCGGTGGCCTATCATGCCGGAATGACTGCCGAAGATCGCACCGAGATTCAACAGCAGTTCATCGAGTCAGAAAACGGAGTAGTCATCGCAACAATTGCATTTGGAATGGGTATCGATAAGCCCAATATCCGATACGTCTATCACTTCAATCCGCCACAATCGCTCGAAGCGTACGCACAAGAAATCGGTCGCGCCGGGCGTGACGGCCAACCGGCGACCTGTGAACTGTTACTCGTGCCGGAAGATCGTGTTGTCTTAGAAAACTTTACGTTTGGTGATACGCCAAGCCGTCATGGTGTCGGTCGCCTGATCGACTTTTTGATCGGACAACCCGAAGAGTTTCATCTTTCGCATTACAAGTTGTCATTCGAGACAGACATTCGGCTTCTTGTCGTTCGCACTTTGTTGACTTACTTGGAACTGGACGGCTATCTGGAATCAACATCGCCTCGCTATGACACCTACAAGATTCACCCGCTGGTGACTTCACAAGCGATCCTTAAAAACTTTGATGGTGAACGCCGTGAATTTCTAGCCGAACTGCTAGGGCAATTCACCAAAGGCCGCAAATACTTTCTGCTCAACATGGCTGCGGCTTGCAAAGCGATGAAACAGCCACGTTCGCGTCTGGTCAAGGCGATCGACTTCATGGCCGCACAAAACTGGATCGAAGTCAAAGTTCAAGACCTCGTTCACGGTTATCGCTGGAAACGCCCCATCGATCAACCAAAGATCTTGGCCGATGAATATTTCGATCGCGTGACCGCTAGAGAGGCCTCGCAAGTTGATCGGATCGACAACGTGTTTCAGATCGCACGGGCGCAACAATGCCAAGCCCAACTGCTGGCAGCACATTTCGGTCAACCGATGGATGCCGATTGTGGTCAGTGCAGCTATTGCATCGGCGACGGCCCATTCACGATTCCGCCGCTAAAATCCCGCAAGATCGGCGATTCGGCGCATCGTGCACTTGAACAAGTCGTCAACGAGTATCCAGATCATTTCACAACCGCCCGACAACGGGCTCGCTTCCTATGCGGTTTGTCGTCTCCAAAGATGGTACGCTCTCGTCTTTCACGGCATGCCAGTTTCGGCGTCTGTGAACAGATTCCATTCGAAGACGTCTTGAAACAAGTTTGA
- a CDS encoding glucosamine-6-phosphate deaminase, with protein sequence MKTVIAPSAKEMGRYAAEHAAANLRQAIAEKGKAAMIVATGASQFEVLANLVDQPGIDWSCVDGFHLDEYVGIDANHPASFCRYLRERFVDKVQLASFHYLDGSADPLDTIRAAAKAISEVEIDVAMVGIGENGHLAFNDPPADFETVHPYLLVELDEPCRQQQVGEGWFKTLDDVPTHAISMSVRQILKSKFIYCSVPDERKSEAVRNTIAGPVSPNVPASILTEHNATTLIVDEAAASQIPAETAASLEHIL encoded by the coding sequence ATGAAAACCGTCATCGCGCCGAGCGCAAAAGAAATGGGGCGTTACGCCGCCGAACACGCTGCCGCCAACCTCCGGCAAGCGATCGCCGAAAAAGGCAAAGCGGCCATGATCGTCGCCACAGGTGCGTCACAGTTCGAAGTCTTGGCGAATCTCGTCGATCAACCCGGAATCGATTGGTCATGCGTTGACGGATTCCATCTTGACGAATACGTCGGGATCGACGCCAACCACCCAGCTTCATTCTGCCGCTATCTGCGTGAACGCTTTGTCGACAAAGTGCAACTCGCATCGTTTCATTACCTCGACGGCTCGGCAGATCCGCTCGACACAATCCGCGCCGCAGCCAAAGCAATCTCAGAAGTCGAAATCGACGTGGCAATGGTTGGCATCGGAGAAAACGGGCACTTGGCATTCAACGATCCGCCAGCGGATTTTGAAACGGTTCATCCTTATCTTCTCGTTGAACTGGATGAACCCTGTCGCCAACAGCAGGTTGGCGAAGGCTGGTTCAAAACGCTTGATGATGTCCCCACACATGCGATCAGCATGTCGGTGAGGCAGATTCTGAAATCTAAATTCATCTACTGCAGCGTTCCTGATGAACGAAAATCGGAAGCCGTTCGCAACACCATCGCCGGCCCCGTATCGCCAAACGTTCCGGCTAGCATCCTGACCGAACACAACGCAACGACATTGATTGTCGATGAAGCCGCGGCCAGCCAAATCCCTGCCGAAACTGCTGCTTCGCTGGAGCACATCCTGTGA
- a CDS encoding N-acetylglucosamine-6-phosphate deacetylase, with protein MNGFIDLQVNGYAGVDFNSDDLAIEDIAAVCDKLKTVGTAVFLPTIITADLDAMQSRIAKIADAIESDPSVAAMMGGIHVEGPFISCEAGYIGAHPADAACDATEDAISRLLDAGRGYIRLVTLAPEVAGAVSATKRLADQGITVAGGHSNATLDQLHAAIDAGMTMFTHLGNGCPVTMHRHDNIINRVLACADQLRISFIADGHHVPWFAMRNYMNNIPDQNIIIVTDAISAAGLGPGKHRLADQWVEVDPSLAAWGEGRKQFAGCATEMPRMVTMLMEQKIASEDQIKRWTVDNPARVLGIPV; from the coding sequence GTGAACGGCTTTATCGATTTACAGGTCAATGGCTATGCGGGAGTCGACTTTAACAGCGATGACTTGGCGATCGAAGACATCGCCGCCGTCTGTGACAAACTAAAAACAGTCGGCACCGCCGTCTTTCTGCCAACAATCATCACTGCCGATCTGGACGCGATGCAGTCCCGTATCGCCAAAATTGCAGATGCGATCGAATCTGACCCGAGCGTCGCCGCCATGATGGGCGGGATTCATGTCGAGGGACCGTTTATAAGCTGTGAAGCCGGATATATCGGTGCCCATCCGGCGGATGCGGCGTGTGACGCAACCGAAGATGCGATTTCGCGACTGCTGGATGCCGGTCGTGGATACATTCGATTGGTTACGCTAGCCCCTGAAGTCGCGGGCGCGGTCTCGGCTACCAAACGTCTCGCTGACCAGGGTATCACTGTCGCTGGTGGTCACAGCAATGCAACGCTCGATCAACTTCATGCTGCGATCGACGCCGGGATGACCATGTTCACGCACTTGGGAAACGGGTGCCCCGTCACAATGCACCGCCACGACAACATTATCAATCGTGTGCTGGCATGTGCCGATCAGCTTAGGATCTCGTTCATTGCCGACGGCCATCATGTCCCGTGGTTCGCGATGCGCAACTACATGAACAACATCCCCGATCAGAACATCATCATCGTCACCGACGCGATTAGCGCCGCCGGACTGGGGCCGGGCAAGCATCGCTTGGCTGACCAGTGGGTCGAAGTTGATCCTTCACTGGCCGCATGGGGCGAAGGCCGAAAACAATTCGCTGGCTGCGCCACCGAAATGCCACGCATGGTCACGATGCTCATGGAACAAAAGATTGCGAGTGAAGACCAAATCAAACGATGGACGGTTGACAATCCTGCCAGAGTGCTTGGCATCCCTGTCTAG